A stretch of the Vigna radiata var. radiata cultivar VC1973A chromosome 9, Vradiata_ver6, whole genome shotgun sequence genome encodes the following:
- the LOC106774100 gene encoding FT-interacting protein 1, with protein MSNLKLGVEVVGAHDLMPKDGQGSCSTYVELQFDGQKFRTSTKEKDLSPVWNEKFYFNVTDPNKLQTLTLDAFVYHYSKSNNSKLFLGKVHLTGPSFVPYSDAVVLHYPLEKKNVFSRIKGELGLKVFVTDDPSVKSSHPLHEVEPSADAVQRSTPDHSPVSFTNSILNVFSRKKNDTRHTFHNLPNSNEEKQHKSSSSESAKAGVVDHGKHETKSALPPPRVFHAYPGLSSPMDYALKETSPYLGGGQVVGGRVKRGYGPASSYDLVEPMQYLFVRVVKARDLPSKGVTGGLDPYVEVKVGNFKGVTKHYEKTQDPEWNQVFAFARENQQSTSLEVVVKDKNMLLDGVVGSVRFDLHDVPTRVPPNSPLAPEWYRLDKGKDKKKGELMLAVWFGTQADEAFPDAWHSDALTPSELSSSAYAHMRSKVYHSPRLWYLRVKVIEAQDLHASENSQIHDAYVKLQIGNQILRTKPVQSRSMALRWDQELMFVAAEPFDEHLIVSVENRVGPDKDETIGVVAIPLSQADKRADDRGIHSRWYHLEESMSSAMDGEHEKKEKDKFFSRIHLSVCLDGGYHVFDGSTYYSSDLRATSKQLWKKPIGVLEIGILSVHGLHPMKTRDGRGTTDTYCVAKYGHKWVRTRTISDSLSPKYNEQYTWEVYDPATVLTVGVFDNGQLSNPDGNKDLIVGKVRIRISTLEAGRVYTNVYPLLVLHPSGVKKMGELHLAIRFSCFSMVDLMQLYFKPHLPKMHYKRPLNIMEQEKLRHQAVNVVAARLSRAEPPLRKEVVEYMSDTDSHLWSMRRSKANFYRLMTVFSGVLSVVRWLGEVSTWKHPITTVLVHVLFLMLVCFPELLLPTVFLYMFVIGMWNWRFRPRCPPHMNTRLSYAEAVSPDELDEEFDTFPSSKGADVIRWRYDRLRSVAGRIQSVVGDLATQGERIQALVNWRDPRATTMFMVFCFVSAIVLYVTPFQLPILLTGFYLMRHPMLRSKVPPAPVNFFRRLPALTDSML; from the coding sequence ATGAGCAATCTGAAGCTAGGTGTGGAAGTTGTGGGTGCTCATGACCTCATGCCCAAAGATGGGCAGGGATCATGTAGTACTTATGTCGAACTTCAATTTGATGGTCAGAAATTTCGGACTTCGACTAAAGAGAAAGATCTGAGTCCTGTTTGGAAtgagaaattttatttcaatgttaCTGATCCTAACAAATTGCAGACTCTCACTCTTGATGCCTTTGTGTATCACTATAGCAAGAGCAATAATTCCAAACTCTTCCTTGGTAAGGTCCACCTCACTGGACCCTCATTTGTCCCATATTCTGATGCTGTTGTTCTTCACTACCCTCTGGAAAAGAAAAACGTGTTTTCCCGCATAAAAGGGGAGCTTGGTTTGAAGGTATTTGTCACTGATGACCCCTCAGTAAAATCCTCACACCCTCTTCATGAGGTTGAACCCTCTGCAGACGCAGTCCAACGCTCAACCCCAGATCATTCACCAGTCTCATTCACAAATTCAATCCTGAATGTTTTTTCACGTAAGAAGAATGACACAAGGCACACATTTCACAACCTTCcaaattcaaatgaagaaaAGCAGCATAAATCTTCTTCTTCAGAATCTGCAAAGGCTGGTGTAGTAGACCATGGGAAGCATGAGACTAAATCTGCACTGCCTCCTCCTAGAGTTTTCCATGCATATCCAGGTTTGTCCTCTCCAATGGATTATGCACTCAAAGAGACAAGCCCTTATCTTGGAGGAGGTCAAGTAGTTGGTGGGCGAGTTAAACGAGGATATGGGCCAGCCAGCTCCTATGACCTTGTTGAGCCAATGCAATACCTATTTGTTCGAGTTGTAAAAGCTCGCGACCTTCCTTCAAAAGGTGTGACTGGTGGCCTTGATCCATACGTGGAGGTAAAGGTTGGAAATTTCAAAGGAGTGACAAAGCACTATGAGAAAACTCAAGATCCTGAATGGAATCAGGTGTTTGCCTTTGCTAGGGAGAATCAGCAGTCAACTTCGCTTGAAGTTGTAGTCAAAGACAAGAATATGTTACTAGATGGAGTTGTCGGCTCTGTGAGGTTTGATCTGCATGATGTTCCTACCCGTGTTCCACCGAATAGTCCATTGGCTCCTGAATGGTATAGGCTTGACAAGGGTAAGGACAAGAAGAAGGGGGAGTTGATGCTAGCTGTATGGTTTGGTACACAAGCTGATGAAGCTTTTCCTGATGCCTGGCATTCTGATGCTCTCACTCCCAGTGAGCTCTCTTCGTCTGCATATGCTCATATGCGATCAAAGGTGTACCATTCACCGAGATTGTGGTATTTACGGGTTAAAGTGATCGAGGCACAGGACTTACATGCATCGGAGAACTCCCAAATCCATGATGCCTATGTTAAGCTCCAGATTGGTAACCAGATTTTGAGGACAAAACCAGTTCAATCAAGGAGCATGGCTCTACGCTGGGATCAAGAGCTGATGTTTGTTGCTGCTGAACCCTTTGATGAACATCTGATTGTATCAGTTGAAAATCGGGTTGGTCCCGACAAGGATGAGACTATCGGAGTTGTTGCTATTCCTTTAAGCCAAGCTGACAAGAGGGCTGATGATAGAGGTATCCATTCCAGGTGGTATCACCTTGAAGAATCAATGTCATCTGCCATGGACGGGGAacatgagaaaaaggagaaagataAATTCTTTAGTAGAATTCACCTCAGTGTCTGTCTTGATGGTGGTTACCATGTTTTTGATGGGTCAACTTATTATAGTAGTGATCTCAGAGCCACATCAAAGCAGCTCTGGAAGAAGCCAATTGGTGTATTAGAAATTGGCATTTTAAGTGTTCATGGACTTCATCCAATGAAAACCAGGGATGGAAGGGGAACGACAGATACATACTGTGTGGCAAAATATGGGCATAAATGGGTTCGTACTAGAACCATCAGTGACAGTCTAAGTCCTAAATACAATGAGCAGTACACTTGGGAGGTTTATGATCCAGCTACAGTTCTCACTGTGGGGGTGTTTGATAATGGACAACTCAGTAACCCAGATGGTAACAAAGATCTTATTGTCGGTAAAGTCCGGATTCGGATCTCAACCCTGGAAGCTGGCCGTGTTTACACAAATGTATATCCGCTACTAGTGCTACATCCTTCAGGTGTCAAGAAGATGGGTGAGTTGCACTTGGCCATTAGATTCTCCTGTTTCTCAATGGTTGACTTGATGCAGCTATATTTCAAGCCTCACTTGCCAAAAATGCACTACAAAAGGCCCCTTAACATCATGGAGCAGGAAAAGCTGCGACACCAAGCAGTCAATGTTGTTGCTGCACGACTGAGTAGGGCAGAGCCACCTCTTAGAAAGGAGGTAGTTGAATACATGTCTGACACAGATTCTCATCTTTGGAGTATGAGGCGCAGCAAGGCCAACTTCTACCGGTTGATGACAGTGTTTTCTGGAGTTCTCTCGGTTGTGCGATGGTTGGGGGAGGTTTCCACATGGAAGCATCCTATAACAACAGTTCTGGTGCATGTTCTTTTTCTGATGCTTGTGTGTTTCCCCGAACTTCTTCTGCCAACAGTGTTTCTATACATGTTTGTTATAGGCATGTGGAATTGGAGGTTCCGTCCTAGGTGCCCTCCTCACATGAACACCAGACTCTCTTATGCAGAAGCTGTGAGCCCAGATGAGCTTGATGAGGAATTTGACACCTTTCCCTCCTCCAAGGGGGCCGACGTCATTCGGTGGCGGTATGATCGTTTGAGAAGCGTGGCTGGGAGGATTCAGAGTGTTGTTGGAGATTTAGCTACTCAAGGTGAGAGGATCCAAGCTCTTGTGAACTGGCGTGATCCTCGTGCCACCACCATGTTCATGGTATTCTGCTTTGTGTCTGCTATTGTGTTGTATGTGACACCCTTCCAGCTGCCTATTCTTCTCACCGGATTTTACCTTATGAGGCATCCCATGCTCCGGAGCAAGGTGCCGCCGGCGCCGGTTAACTTCTTCCGCAGGTTACCTGCTCTCACCGATAGCATGCTGTAA